A DNA window from Corvus hawaiiensis isolate bCorHaw1 chromosome 11, bCorHaw1.pri.cur, whole genome shotgun sequence contains the following coding sequences:
- the RAB7A gene encoding ras-related protein Rab-7a, with protein MTSRKKVLLKVIILGDSGVGKTSLMNQYVNKKFSNQYKATIGADFLTKEVMVDDRLVTMQIWDTAGQERFQSLGVAFYRGADCCVLVFDVTAPNTFKTLDSWRDEFLIQASPRDPENFPFVVLGNKIDLENRQVTTKRAQAWCYSKNNIPYFETSAKEAINVEQAFQTIARNALKQETEVELYNEFPEPIKLDKTDRAKASAESCSC; from the exons ATGACGTCTAGGAAGAAAGTGTTACTGAAAGTCATCATCCTTGGAGACTCTGG GGTGGGAAAGACATCACTCATGAACCAGTATGTGAACAAGAAATTCAGTAACCAGTACAAGGCTACGATAGGTGCAGACTTCCTGACAAAAGAGGTGATGGTGGATGACAGGCTAGTGACAATGCAG ATATGGGATACAGCAGGCCAAGAACGGTTTCAGTCTCTGGGAGTTGCCTTCTACAGGGGAGCAGACTGCTGTGTGCTGGTGTTTGATGTCACGGCCCCCAACACATTCAAAACCCTAGACAGCTGGAGGGACGAATTCCTCATTCAGGCCAGTCCAAGGGATCCTGagaactttccttttgttgTGCTGGGAAACAAGATTGACCTAGAAAACAGACAA GTCACCACAAAACGGGCACAAGCCTGGTGCTACAGTAAAAACAACATCCCCTACTTTGAAACCAGTGCCAAGGAGGCCATTAACGTGGAACAAGCTTTCCAGACGATTGCACGAAATGCACTTAAACAG GAAACCGAAGTGGAGCTTTACAATGAATTCCCTGAACCCATCAAACTAGACAAGACTGACCGAGCGAAGGCTTCTGcggagagctgcagctgctga